From Citricoccus sp. SGAir0253, a single genomic window includes:
- a CDS encoding NAD-dependent deacylase produces MMEHLPAPDDRPVTPPADPAAAPPGLAEAAALARAARRVVVLSGAGMSAESGVPTFREARTGLWERFSPEELASEDAWYADPALVWAWYRWRARLVRSCAPNAGHRAIARWQRALAGGAGGAGGGGGADGGGEGGSLAVATQNVDDLHERAGTAVLAHLHGSLFDYRCADCGAPAELDRDTADGTDSTGDAGEADGGPAPGSEADLERVLRVPPPACPACGTGLLRPGIVWFGEMLPRRALDETYAALERCDLAVVVGTSATVQPAATLPYVALGAGAAVVEVNPEVTEFSTAATVHVRGTAAAVLPVLAGSIPEPGHVLAGS; encoded by the coding sequence ATGATGGAGCACCTCCCCGCACCGGACGACCGGCCCGTGACCCCGCCCGCGGACCCGGCCGCGGCGCCGCCCGGCCTCGCGGAGGCAGCGGCGCTGGCCCGTGCCGCGCGGCGTGTGGTGGTGCTGAGCGGCGCCGGGATGAGCGCGGAGTCGGGCGTCCCGACGTTCCGTGAGGCCCGGACGGGACTGTGGGAGCGCTTCAGCCCGGAGGAGCTGGCCAGCGAGGACGCCTGGTACGCCGACCCGGCGCTCGTGTGGGCCTGGTACCGGTGGCGGGCCCGGCTGGTGCGGTCCTGCGCGCCGAACGCCGGCCACCGGGCGATCGCGCGGTGGCAGCGGGCGCTGGCCGGCGGCGCCGGCGGGGCGGGCGGTGGCGGCGGGGCGGACGGTGGCGGCGAGGGAGGCTCGCTCGCGGTCGCCACCCAGAACGTGGACGACCTGCACGAGCGCGCCGGGACCGCGGTCCTCGCCCACCTGCACGGGTCCCTCTTCGACTACCGGTGCGCGGACTGCGGGGCACCCGCCGAGCTCGACCGGGACACCGCCGACGGCACCGACAGCACCGGGGACGCCGGGGAGGCGGACGGCGGCCCGGCGCCGGGCAGCGAGGCCGATCTCGAGCGGGTGCTGCGCGTCCCCCCGCCGGCGTGCCCCGCCTGCGGGACCGGGCTGCTGCGGCCGGGCATCGTGTGGTTCGGCGAGATGCTCCCCCGCCGGGCCCTCGACGAGACGTACGCGGCGCTCGAGCGGTGCGACCTCGCGGTGGTCGTGGGCACCTCGGCCACCGTCCAGCCGGCCGCCACCCTGCCGTACGTGGCGCTCGGGGCCGGCGCCGCCGTCGTCGAGGTCAATCCCGAGGTGACCGAGTTCTCGACCGCCGCGACCGTGCACGTGCGGGGCACCGCCGCGGCCGTGCTGCCGGTCCTCGCCGGGTCCATTCCGGAGCCTGGCCACGTCCTCGCCGGG